One part of the Schistocerca piceifrons isolate TAMUIC-IGC-003096 chromosome 2, iqSchPice1.1, whole genome shotgun sequence genome encodes these proteins:
- the LOC124777862 gene encoding greglin-like produces the protein MKAALVVLAVVAVVAVCGARRRSTTARPCEDRCTLEYSPVCVRDPDGAYYLFSNECFLRVCRCRTNIEFTRLDDPDECPSDARTKCPDQLRSPSDAYGESVEAPESRSDSSDSSEEGDSIRRRHEQQERYF, from the exons TTGTCGCCGTGGTGGCGGTGTGCGGCGCGAGGCGGAGGTCGACGACGGCGCGGCCGTGCGAGGACCGCTGCACCCTCGAGTACAGCCCCGTGTGCGTCCGCGACCCGGACGGTGCCTACTACTTGTTCAGCAACGAGTGCTTCCTGAGGGTCTGCAGATGTCGCACCAACATCG AGTTCACGAGACTGGACGACCCCGACGAGTGTCCCTCCGACGCAAGGACGAAGTGCCCGGACCAGCTGCGCTCGCCGAGCGACGCCTACGGCGAGAGCGTGGAGGCGCCCGAATCGCGGTCAGACTCCTCCGACTCGTCCGAAGAGGGTGACAGCATCAGGAGGCGCCACGAGCAGCAAGAGCGCTACTTCTGA